A region of Pyxidicoccus parkwaysis DNA encodes the following proteins:
- a CDS encoding M4 family metallopeptidase produces MSNRFTRTFWAAWLGAGLAACGSVQPESEPSSSEAKDADIQAALARLPAAQVLGRDGEVPYLIKGELGRLSTDSAQKARQDAGGEARESLGDIAAAFRLRNDDLVFRRSTVDAQGHKHLRFRQLLNGLPVVGAELVLHADSKGLIYAANGTAHGSRKAATEPTVASEAAVKAAEQGSLRASGPATLVYIHPDGSGEARLAWQVRAVGERDGMPADDLVYVDAERGSVLAVHPKIHSALNRRVYSANNTSTTPGTLKRSEGQAAIGDAHVDMNYDMLGATYNCYQTLFGRDSYDNAGATLTSTVHYSTNYVNAYWDGTQMVYGDGNGVDSIELGKDLDVTVHELTHAVTDTESDLIYSGESGGLNESMSDIFSGVCESWTRSWSTDADVFKVGEDIWTPGIAGDALRYMDDPAKDNASLDFYGDYSSGVDVHYSSGISNLVFALLSKGGTHPRGKTTVNVTAIGPEKAGRIFYKANTDLFTPSTTFEQAKTYTVQAAQALGYDAATVQAVSDAWLAVGVPPPPPVTNPLTNGVPVTGLSGSANSKRYYTLEVPAGQTSLKFETAGGTGDADLYVRFGGVPNSGTYDCRPYTGGNAETCTFTNPQAGTWYVMVNGYTSYSGLTLTGTYGGGGGGGTPTTTTGSGTVKKNENDNFGPYSVVAGTTFSVVMTGTRNPDLYVRFGAAPTTSTFDCRPATSGASETCSLTVPAGQSSAYVMVRGVGSGTASYDLTINYTRP; encoded by the coding sequence ATGAGCAATCGATTCACGAGGACGTTCTGGGCGGCATGGCTGGGCGCTGGGCTGGCGGCATGCGGCTCGGTGCAGCCCGAGTCGGAGCCTTCGTCGAGCGAGGCGAAGGACGCGGACATCCAGGCCGCGCTGGCCCGCCTCCCCGCGGCCCAGGTGCTGGGCCGCGACGGTGAGGTGCCCTACCTCATCAAGGGCGAGCTGGGCCGTCTGTCCACCGACTCCGCGCAGAAGGCGCGCCAGGATGCGGGTGGCGAGGCGCGCGAGTCGCTGGGAGACATCGCCGCGGCGTTCCGGCTGCGCAACGATGACCTCGTCTTCCGCCGCTCCACCGTGGACGCGCAGGGCCACAAGCACCTGCGCTTCCGTCAGCTCCTGAATGGCCTGCCCGTGGTGGGCGCGGAGCTGGTGCTGCATGCGGACTCGAAGGGCCTCATCTACGCGGCCAACGGCACGGCCCACGGGAGCCGCAAGGCCGCAACCGAGCCGACGGTGGCCTCCGAGGCGGCGGTGAAGGCCGCAGAGCAGGGCTCGCTGCGCGCCAGCGGTCCGGCCACCCTCGTCTACATCCACCCGGACGGCTCCGGCGAGGCGCGGCTGGCGTGGCAGGTGCGCGCCGTGGGCGAGCGCGACGGCATGCCCGCCGATGACCTCGTCTACGTGGACGCGGAGCGCGGCAGCGTGCTGGCCGTGCACCCGAAAATCCACTCGGCCCTCAACCGTCGCGTGTACAGCGCCAACAACACGTCCACCACGCCGGGCACGCTCAAGCGCAGCGAGGGCCAGGCGGCCATCGGCGACGCGCACGTCGACATGAACTACGACATGCTCGGCGCGACGTACAACTGCTACCAGACGCTGTTCGGCCGCGACTCGTATGACAACGCGGGCGCGACGCTGACGAGCACCGTGCACTACAGCACCAACTACGTGAACGCCTACTGGGACGGAACGCAGATGGTGTACGGCGACGGCAACGGCGTGGACTCCATCGAGCTGGGCAAGGACCTGGACGTCACCGTCCACGAGCTGACCCACGCGGTGACGGACACCGAGTCGGACCTCATCTACTCGGGTGAGTCCGGCGGCCTCAACGAGTCCATGTCCGACATCTTCTCCGGCGTGTGCGAGAGCTGGACGCGCAGCTGGTCCACGGACGCGGACGTGTTCAAGGTCGGCGAGGACATCTGGACGCCGGGCATCGCGGGCGACGCCCTGCGGTACATGGACGACCCTGCCAAGGACAACGCCTCGCTGGACTTCTACGGCGACTACTCGTCCGGTGTGGACGTGCACTACAGCTCTGGCATCAGCAACCTCGTCTTCGCGCTGCTCTCCAAGGGCGGCACGCACCCGCGCGGCAAGACGACGGTCAACGTGACGGCGATTGGCCCCGAGAAGGCCGGCCGCATCTTCTACAAGGCCAACACGGACCTCTTCACGCCGAGCACCACGTTCGAGCAGGCGAAGACGTACACCGTGCAGGCCGCGCAGGCGCTCGGCTACGACGCGGCCACGGTGCAGGCCGTGTCCGACGCGTGGCTCGCGGTGGGCGTGCCTCCTCCGCCGCCGGTCACCAACCCGCTGACCAACGGCGTGCCGGTGACGGGCCTGTCCGGCAGCGCGAACAGCAAGCGGTACTACACGCTCGAGGTTCCGGCCGGTCAGACCAGCCTGAAGTTCGAGACCGCTGGCGGCACGGGTGACGCGGACCTGTACGTTCGCTTCGGCGGCGTGCCGAACAGCGGCACCTACGACTGCCGTCCGTACACGGGTGGCAACGCGGAGACGTGCACCTTCACCAACCCGCAGGCCGGCACCTGGTACGTCATGGTGAACGGGTACACCTCGTACTCGGGCCTGACGCTCACGGGCACGTACGGCGGCGGTGGCGGCGGCGGGACGCCCACGACGACGACGGGTAGCGGCACGGTGAAGAAGAACGAGAACGACAACTTCGGCCCGTACAGCGTCGTGGCCGGCACCACCTTCAGCGTGGTGATGACGGGCACGCGCAACCCGGACCTGTACGTGCGCTTCGGCGCGGCGCCGACGACGAGCACCTTCGACTGCCGTCCGGCCACGTCCGGCGCTTCCGAGACGTGCTCGCTGACGGTGCCCGCCGGCCAGTCGTCCGCGTACGTCATGGTGCGCGGCGTGGGCTCGGGCACGGCGTCGTACGACCTGACCATCAACTACACCAGGCCGTAG
- a CDS encoding HAD hydrolase-like protein: MITHVVFDFDGTLADSKEVVIRLYNELAEKHHYGKLTADNVEELRGLSILERCKRLKVPPYRLPSLVVQVGRSLRAAMHLIEFNAGIPELLKELRDRGLHILILSSNREENIRAFLRNHSAENLVEGIHCSSSLFGKARLLRAMMKRTGLQREHFVYVGDEQRDIAACREVGVKVIAVRWGADTLELLRQAGPDHIAERPMEVAECVSRWSAQAR; encoded by the coding sequence GTGATTACCCACGTCGTCTTCGACTTCGATGGAACGCTGGCGGACTCGAAGGAGGTCGTCATCCGGCTGTACAACGAGCTCGCCGAGAAGCACCACTACGGCAAGCTGACCGCCGACAATGTGGAGGAGCTGCGTGGGCTCTCCATCCTGGAGCGCTGCAAGCGGCTCAAGGTGCCGCCGTATCGCCTGCCCTCGCTGGTAGTGCAGGTGGGCCGCAGCCTCCGCGCCGCCATGCACCTGATTGAGTTCAACGCGGGCATCCCCGAGTTGCTGAAGGAGCTCCGCGACCGCGGGCTCCACATCCTCATCCTGTCCAGCAACCGCGAGGAGAACATCCGCGCCTTCCTGCGGAACCACTCGGCCGAGAACCTGGTGGAGGGCATCCACTGCAGCAGCAGCCTCTTCGGCAAGGCTCGGCTGCTGCGCGCCATGATGAAGCGCACCGGGCTCCAGCGGGAGCACTTCGTCTACGTGGGCGACGAGCAGCGGGACATCGCGGCTTGCCGAGAAGTCGGCGTGAAGGTCATCGCCGTGCGCTGGGGCGCGGACACGCTGGAGTTGCTGCGACAGGCGGGGCCGGACCACATCGCCGAGCGTCCGATGGAAGTCGCCGAGTGCGTGAGCCGCTGGTCGGCCCAGGCCCGCTGA
- a CDS encoding ATP-grasp domain-containing protein has protein sequence MHWVVQNNLFNERGFHTLMQVLRNGGIPHTLVKVIPFGGGVEPTVDVAGPVIVMGSLSLTRYAMQRGWVPGAFINDNFDFRMWREHLGEHLLNADARVCRFADVTPVDGPFFIRPCLDDKSFSGMVTTWAEFTAWRDSVFALSEDTTVSADTWVAVSTPKHIQREYRMVVVDGRVVTGTRYKLGDRVVASAEVEPEVYAFTQAMADRWAPDRAYVLDVFMHDDGLFVGEINNLNSAGFYAYDVAKMVAAVEAMRW, from the coding sequence ATGCACTGGGTCGTCCAGAACAACCTGTTCAACGAGCGCGGCTTCCATACCTTGATGCAGGTACTGCGAAACGGCGGCATCCCCCACACGCTGGTGAAGGTCATCCCCTTCGGCGGAGGCGTGGAGCCGACCGTGGATGTGGCCGGCCCCGTCATCGTCATGGGCTCGCTCTCGCTGACGCGGTACGCGATGCAGCGCGGCTGGGTGCCGGGCGCGTTCATCAACGACAACTTCGACTTCCGCATGTGGCGCGAGCACCTGGGTGAGCACCTGCTCAACGCCGATGCCCGCGTGTGCCGCTTCGCGGACGTCACGCCGGTGGACGGGCCGTTCTTCATCCGCCCGTGCCTGGACGACAAGTCGTTCTCGGGGATGGTGACCACGTGGGCGGAGTTCACCGCGTGGCGCGACAGCGTCTTCGCGCTCTCCGAGGACACCACCGTCTCCGCGGACACCTGGGTGGCCGTCAGCACGCCGAAGCACATCCAGCGCGAGTACCGCATGGTCGTCGTGGATGGCCGCGTCGTCACCGGCACGCGATACAAGCTCGGTGACCGCGTGGTGGCCTCGGCCGAGGTGGAGCCGGAGGTCTACGCCTTCACACAGGCCATGGCCGACCGCTGGGCTCCGGACCGTGCCTACGTGCTGGATGTCTTCATGCACGACGACGGGCTGTTCGTCGGCGAAATCAACAACCTCAACTCGGCCGGCTTCTACGCGTACGACGTCGCGAAGATGGTGGCCGCCGTCGAGGCCATGCGCTGGTAA
- a CDS encoding 4'-phosphopantetheinyl transferase family protein yields the protein MTDSESAGSLQVEASTTVSLGMVRHGEPVPGVLACVYREASAGLDARCLALLHPNEQQRLEELRAESRRLGYFLGRHAAKLAVRTLGGVVPMRAVEIASGVFEQPIVKGALGDAPVVSLSHTRSVAVAVACEPEHILGVDVEQLDPQRTDVFESVMPPRELTMARRAPGGGVQAVNLIWAMKEALSKALRCGLTTPFEVLESESFEPHGDGGWSCLFHNFAQYQARAWVLGHHVLAVVSPKHSIVRIAPEDLERVRQVLERDASRS from the coding sequence ATGACTGACTCGGAAAGCGCGGGTTCGCTCCAGGTGGAGGCGTCCACGACGGTGTCGCTGGGCATGGTGCGCCACGGCGAGCCCGTGCCCGGCGTGCTGGCCTGCGTGTACCGCGAGGCCTCGGCCGGGCTCGACGCGAGGTGCCTGGCGCTGCTGCATCCGAACGAGCAGCAGCGACTGGAGGAGCTGCGCGCCGAGTCACGCCGGCTCGGGTACTTTCTGGGCCGTCATGCCGCGAAGCTCGCCGTGCGCACATTGGGAGGCGTGGTGCCCATGCGCGCGGTGGAGATTGCCTCGGGCGTGTTCGAGCAGCCCATCGTCAAGGGCGCCCTCGGTGACGCGCCCGTCGTCTCGCTCAGCCACACGCGCTCGGTGGCGGTAGCCGTGGCCTGCGAGCCGGAGCACATCCTCGGCGTGGACGTGGAACAACTGGACCCGCAGCGGACGGATGTCTTCGAGTCGGTGATGCCGCCCCGCGAGCTGACCATGGCACGGCGCGCGCCGGGTGGAGGCGTGCAGGCGGTGAATCTCATCTGGGCCATGAAGGAAGCACTCTCCAAGGCCCTGCGCTGCGGCCTCACCACGCCGTTCGAGGTGCTGGAGTCGGAGTCCTTCGAGCCGCACGGCGACGGTGGATGGAGCTGCCTCTTCCACAACTTCGCGCAGTACCAGGCGCGGGCCTGGGTGCTCGGGCACCACGTGCTGGCGGTGGTGTCTCCGAAGCACTCCATCGTCCGGATTGCGCCGGAGGACCTGGAGCGGGTGCGCCAGGTCCTCGAGCGCGACGCGTCGCGAAGCTAG